The following are encoded together in the Chloroflexota bacterium genome:
- a CDS encoding IS200/IS605 family transposase produces the protein MSIYLHKSHNVSVLLYHLVFPTKYRRL, from the coding sequence ATGAGCATCTATTTACACAAGAGCCACAATGTAAGCGTATTGTTGTATCATCTGGTGTTTCCAACGAAATACCGTCGGCTAG